From one Mycolicibacterium sp. HK-90 genomic stretch:
- a CDS encoding SulP family inorganic anion transporter, protein MPTGFGTRLLPHRDDYAELPRSWRRDVLAGVTVGVVALPLALAFGISSGVGAAAGLITAVVAGLVAAVFGGSHVQVSGPTGAMAVVLAPIVAQHGLGSIALVTVVAGLVVLAAGVTGLGRAVTFIPWPVIEGFTLGIATIIFLQQVPAAFAQQAPAGERTLPAAIAVVAHADWAAAAKTLAVVAVVALLMVALPRLHRAIPESLTAVIVVTVLVGVLHLPVASIGGLPSHLPAPVLPHADLGALRTLLGAALAIAALAAIESLLSARVAATMSPTGPYDPDRELVGQGLASVASGLFGGMPATGAIARTAVNVRSGARTRVAAIVHSVVLLGVVYLATGPVSTIPLAALSGVLMVTSFRMISARTIRKIMRSTRSDALTFVLTAVVTVCFDLIEAVEIGIVVAAFFALRSVARRSSVVREELPGPHLPGDDQIALLRLDGAMFFGAAERISTAIVDAEHPQTSVVIIRMSQLGLLDATGAHTLAEIATELEARGITVIIKGVRPEHAELLANVGVFESLRHENHLLDSLDDAIAHARTHVSVS, encoded by the coding sequence ATGCCCACCGGTTTCGGCACTCGGCTGTTGCCGCACCGTGACGACTACGCGGAGCTCCCCCGCTCCTGGCGCCGCGACGTTCTCGCCGGTGTGACGGTCGGGGTGGTCGCGCTGCCGCTGGCGTTGGCATTTGGCATCAGCTCGGGTGTGGGAGCCGCCGCAGGGCTGATCACGGCCGTGGTGGCCGGGCTCGTGGCGGCGGTGTTCGGCGGCTCGCACGTGCAGGTGTCCGGGCCGACGGGCGCGATGGCGGTGGTGCTGGCCCCGATCGTCGCGCAACACGGACTCGGGAGCATCGCGTTGGTGACGGTGGTCGCGGGCCTGGTGGTGCTGGCGGCCGGCGTCACCGGACTGGGCCGGGCGGTGACATTCATCCCTTGGCCGGTGATCGAGGGATTCACCCTCGGAATCGCCACCATCATCTTCCTGCAGCAGGTGCCGGCGGCATTCGCGCAGCAAGCCCCGGCCGGTGAGCGCACCCTGCCCGCCGCGATCGCCGTCGTCGCTCACGCAGATTGGGCCGCCGCAGCGAAAACCCTTGCGGTGGTGGCTGTTGTCGCGCTGCTGATGGTCGCGCTCCCCCGTCTGCACCGTGCCATTCCCGAGTCGCTGACGGCGGTCATCGTGGTCACGGTCCTGGTCGGCGTGCTGCACCTGCCGGTGGCCTCGATCGGTGGGTTGCCGTCGCATCTGCCCGCCCCGGTGCTGCCCCACGCCGACCTGGGCGCGTTACGGACCCTGCTCGGTGCCGCACTGGCCATCGCCGCGCTGGCCGCCATCGAATCGCTGCTGTCGGCGCGGGTCGCCGCGACCATGTCACCGACCGGCCCATACGACCCCGACCGCGAGTTGGTTGGGCAGGGTCTGGCCTCGGTCGCATCGGGCTTGTTCGGCGGAATGCCCGCCACCGGTGCGATCGCGCGCACCGCGGTCAACGTGCGGTCCGGCGCGAGAACCCGGGTCGCGGCGATCGTGCACTCGGTGGTCCTGCTCGGCGTCGTGTACCTGGCGACCGGGCCGGTGTCGACCATTCCGCTCGCTGCCCTGTCCGGGGTGCTGATGGTCACGTCGTTCCGGATGATCTCGGCACGCACGATCCGGAAGATCATGCGCTCCACCCGATCCGACGCCTTGACCTTCGTGCTCACCGCAGTGGTGACGGTGTGTTTCGACCTGATCGAGGCCGTCGAGATCGGCATCGTCGTCGCGGCGTTCTTCGCGTTGCGCTCGGTTGCCCGCCGCAGCAGCGTGGTCCGTGAAGAGCTGCCCGGCCCGCATCTTCCCGGGGATGATCAGATCGCCCTGCTGCGTCTCGACGGCGCGATGTTCTTCGGTGCGGCCGAACGCATTTCGACTGCGATCGTCGACGCCGAGCATCCGCAGACCTCGGTCGTCATCATCCGGATGTCGCAACTCGGTCTGCTCGACGCCACCGGTGCTCACACCCTCGCTGAGATCGCCACCGAACTGGAGGCGCGCGGTATCACGGTGATCATCAAGGGCGTTCGGCCCGAACACGCCGAGTTGTTGGCCAACGTCGGCGTGTTCGAGTCACTGCGACACGAAAACCACTTGCTCGATTCGCTGGACGATGCGATCGCACATGCGCGAACGCACGTCAGCGTCAGCTGA
- a CDS encoding NAD-dependent succinate-semialdehyde dehydrogenase, which translates to MSEYAVTDPATAEVVATYPTSTDAEIQAAIEAAAKTGRSWARTTTVAERAALIGKVAALHEQRREQLADVIVREMGKPRDQALGEVDFSAAIYQYYADNAEKFLADEEIALLEGEGSAVVKRGPVGVLLGIMPWNYPYYQVARFAGPNLVVGNTILLKHAPQCPESAELLQLIFLEAGFPQGAYVDIRATNDQVAEIIADPRVAAVSLTGSERAGAAVAEIAGRNLKKCVLELGGSDPFIVLSTDDLDATVQAAVEGRMENTGQACNAAKRFIVAENLYDDFLAKFTEKLLAAADGIAPLSSELAAERLEQQVKNAVDQGAQLTSAGERRGAFYPPAVLTGVTEDNDAYRQELFGPVAVVYKAGSEDEAVEIANDTPFGLGSYVFTTDAEQAARVADRIDAGMVFVNAVGAEGAELPFGGVKRSGFGRELGKYGMDEFVNKKLIRTVS; encoded by the coding sequence ATGAGCGAGTACGCAGTCACCGATCCGGCGACCGCAGAGGTGGTCGCCACCTACCCGACCTCGACCGACGCCGAGATCCAGGCCGCGATCGAGGCTGCCGCCAAGACCGGCCGTAGTTGGGCGCGCACCACCACGGTGGCCGAGCGGGCCGCGCTCATCGGTAAGGTCGCGGCCCTGCACGAGCAGCGCCGCGAACAGCTGGCCGACGTGATCGTCCGCGAGATGGGCAAGCCACGCGATCAGGCCCTCGGTGAGGTCGACTTCAGTGCCGCCATCTATCAGTACTACGCCGACAACGCGGAGAAGTTCCTCGCCGACGAGGAGATCGCCCTGCTCGAGGGCGAAGGCAGCGCGGTGGTCAAACGAGGCCCGGTCGGTGTGCTGCTCGGCATCATGCCGTGGAACTATCCCTACTACCAGGTCGCCCGGTTCGCGGGTCCAAACCTGGTCGTGGGCAACACAATTCTGCTCAAGCATGCCCCTCAATGCCCCGAATCCGCCGAGCTGCTGCAGCTGATCTTCCTGGAGGCCGGATTCCCGCAGGGCGCCTACGTCGACATCCGGGCCACCAACGACCAGGTCGCCGAGATCATCGCCGACCCACGAGTGGCTGCGGTATCGCTGACCGGTTCCGAGCGGGCCGGGGCCGCGGTGGCCGAGATCGCCGGCCGCAACCTCAAGAAATGCGTCCTGGAACTCGGCGGTTCCGATCCGTTCATCGTGCTGTCCACCGATGACCTCGACGCGACCGTCCAGGCGGCCGTCGAAGGACGGATGGAGAACACCGGGCAGGCCTGCAACGCCGCCAAGCGGTTCATCGTGGCCGAGAACCTCTACGACGACTTCCTGGCCAAGTTCACCGAGAAGCTGCTGGCCGCCGCCGACGGGATCGCCCCGCTGTCTTCGGAATTGGCAGCCGAACGGCTCGAGCAGCAGGTCAAGAACGCCGTCGATCAGGGCGCCCAACTGACCTCGGCAGGGGAGCGTCGCGGAGCCTTCTACCCGCCGGCCGTGCTGACCGGCGTCACCGAGGACAACGACGCGTACCGGCAGGAACTGTTCGGTCCGGTGGCCGTGGTGTACAAGGCCGGTTCGGAGGACGAGGCCGTCGAAATCGCCAACGACACCCCGTTCGGGTTGGGCTCCTACGTCTTCACCACCGACGCCGAGCAGGCTGCCCGGGTGGCCGACCGGATCGATGCCGGCATGGTGTTCGTCAACGCCGTCGGGGCCGAAGGGGCCGAGCTGCCGTTCGGCGGCGTCAAGCGATCCGGGTTCGGACGCGAGCTCGGCAAGTACGGCATGGACGAGTTCGTGAACAAGAAGTTGATCCGTACGGTCAGCTGA
- a CDS encoding LLM class F420-dependent oxidoreductase, which produces MRFAFKTSPQNTTWADMLAIWKAADTIDVFESGWTFDHFYPIFSDSSGPCLEGWTTLTALAQATERLRVGVLVTGIHYRHPAVLANMASALDIVSNGRLELGIGAGWNEEESGAYGIELGSIKERFDRFEEACEVLKGLLSQETTTFDGKFYQLKDARNEPKGPQQPHPPFCIGGSGEKRTLRITAKYADHWNFVGGPPEEFARKRDVLAAHCADIGRDPKEITLSAHVRLGEDRDLTKVVDEAAALGAEGLDLAIIYLPPPYDPAVLEPLAEAIRESGQLTS; this is translated from the coding sequence GTGCGATTCGCCTTCAAGACTTCCCCGCAGAACACGACCTGGGCCGACATGCTTGCCATCTGGAAAGCTGCCGACACGATCGACGTCTTCGAATCCGGCTGGACGTTCGACCACTTCTATCCCATCTTCTCCGACTCCTCAGGCCCCTGCCTGGAGGGCTGGACGACGCTGACCGCACTGGCGCAGGCCACTGAGCGGTTGCGCGTCGGTGTGCTCGTCACCGGCATCCACTACCGTCACCCCGCCGTGTTGGCCAACATGGCCTCCGCGCTCGACATCGTCTCCAACGGCCGCCTCGAGCTCGGCATCGGCGCCGGCTGGAACGAAGAGGAATCCGGTGCCTACGGCATCGAGCTGGGCTCGATCAAGGAGAGGTTCGACCGTTTCGAGGAGGCCTGCGAGGTGCTCAAGGGCCTCCTGAGCCAGGAGACGACGACGTTCGACGGCAAGTTCTATCAACTCAAGGACGCCCGCAACGAGCCCAAGGGTCCGCAGCAGCCGCATCCGCCGTTCTGCATCGGCGGCAGCGGCGAGAAGCGCACCCTGCGCATCACCGCGAAGTACGCCGATCACTGGAACTTCGTCGGCGGTCCGCCCGAGGAGTTCGCCCGCAAACGCGATGTGCTGGCCGCGCACTGCGCCGACATCGGCCGCGATCCCAAGGAGATCACCCTGTCGGCGCATGTACGTCTGGGCGAAGACCGCGACCTCACCAAGGTCGTCGACGAGGCCGCCGCGCTCGGCGCCGAGGGTCTGGACCTGGCGATCATCTACCTGCCGCCGCCGTACGACCCGGCGGTGTTGGAGCCCTTGGCCGAGGCGATCCGGGAGTCGGGTCAGCTGACCAGCTGA
- a CDS encoding TIGR03086 family metal-binding protein, with protein sequence MVDLTKACDRTAKLLENVRDEDFGARTPCEKLSVAELMAHIGGLAAAFAAAARKEFGPLTDTVPDDSAYRLDDDWRTRYPDELARLAAAWRAPEAWEGMTRIAGFDLPGEVAGMIALTEVVIHGWDLAQATGQPYDVDDADVRVVLSHVTEVAAEGPAEGLFGPAVQVPDDASPFDRALALSGRDPRGS encoded by the coding sequence ATGGTCGATTTGACGAAAGCCTGTGATCGCACGGCGAAACTGCTGGAAAACGTCCGGGATGAGGATTTCGGCGCGCGCACGCCGTGCGAGAAATTGTCGGTCGCCGAATTGATGGCGCACATCGGTGGGCTGGCGGCGGCCTTCGCCGCGGCGGCCCGCAAGGAATTCGGCCCGCTGACCGATACCGTGCCCGATGACAGCGCCTACCGGCTCGATGATGACTGGCGCACGCGCTACCCCGATGAGCTGGCCCGCCTCGCCGCGGCCTGGCGGGCGCCGGAGGCGTGGGAAGGGATGACCCGGATCGCCGGCTTCGACCTGCCGGGAGAAGTCGCCGGGATGATCGCGCTGACCGAGGTGGTGATTCACGGCTGGGACCTCGCGCAGGCTACCGGTCAGCCCTATGACGTCGACGATGCCGACGTGCGCGTCGTGCTGTCCCACGTAACCGAGGTCGCCGCCGAAGGCCCGGCTGAGGGATTGTTCGGTCCCGCGGTTCAGGTGCCCGACGACGCATCCCCGTTCGACCGCGCGTTGGCGCTCAGCGGCCGCGATCCACGCGGCTCCTGA
- a CDS encoding metalloregulator ArsR/SmtB family transcription factor, translating into MPLQFFGSPEQPLYEIKANLFKALAHPARIRILEILSASDEPTPVSEILTETGIEPTLLSQHLSVLKRHQVVRGRRVGNAVFYELAHPKISELLVIARMFLADTLGARRDQLEALQTLPPIGPQL; encoded by the coding sequence GTGCCCCTCCAGTTCTTCGGCAGCCCCGAACAACCGCTGTATGAGATCAAGGCCAATCTCTTCAAGGCTCTCGCTCATCCGGCGCGAATCAGGATTCTCGAAATCCTTTCGGCCAGCGACGAACCCACTCCGGTCAGCGAGATCCTCACGGAGACCGGGATCGAGCCGACACTGCTCTCCCAGCACCTGTCGGTCCTGAAGCGTCACCAGGTGGTCAGGGGCAGGCGCGTCGGCAACGCGGTGTTCTATGAGCTCGCGCACCCCAAGATCTCCGAGTTGCTGGTGATCGCCAGGATGTTTTTGGCCGACACTCTCGGCGCGCGACGCGATCAACTGGAGGCACTGCAGACGCTGCCGCCCATCGGGCCACAGTTGTGA